From Coffea arabica cultivar ET-39 chromosome 2e, Coffea Arabica ET-39 HiFi, whole genome shotgun sequence, the proteins below share one genomic window:
- the LOC113730103 gene encoding uncharacterized protein isoform X5: protein MLKIVLFFHFSFFNFHSHCLSLSLPLCPLGIRSRRLRIMSSYSWLYIIFHRLLPALDDRKKYSRIALEKIRGLPQVKLEPVMMSETFVIDNNEVSVHLNDRIPAEIAENFKEFFPEDGDLSLEEVLLQQESAFQYIQANGKNKDKTSNNGQTSNRSQPIVQEGECSSGATDQLQSATDEALARALQEYFYINEPNGTVAESREPTPSETPVRVTNHSLRQDDIDPDNMTYENCPVCQEEVRED from the exons ATGCTCAagattgttttattttttcatttttcatttttcaacttTCACTCTcactgtctctctctctctctccctctctgcCCTCTTGGTATTAGAAGCAGAAGGTTGAGGATCATGTCCAGTTACTCATGGCTGTATATAATATTTCACCGTCTCCTTCCTGCATTAGACGATCGGAAGA AATATTCAAGGATAGCTCTTGAAAAAATTAGGGGGCTTCCACAGGTCAAGCTAGAGCCAGTGATGATGTCTGAAACCTTCGTGATAGATAACAATGAGGTGAGCGTTCATTTGAATGATAGGATCCCTGCTGAAATTGCTGAGAATTTTAAAGAATTCTTTCCTGAGGATGGCGATCTTAGTCTTGAAGAAGTCCTACTACAACAG GAAAGCGCTTTCCAGTATATTCAAGCAAATGGAAAAAACAAGGATAAGACCTCAAATAATGGTCAAACCAGTAATAGGAGTCAGCCAATTGTGCAAGAAGGTGAATGTTCCAGTGGTGCAACTGATCAATTGCAATCGGCTACGGATGAAGCTTTAGCTAGAGCCTTGCAGGAGTATTTCTACATAAATGAGCCTAATGGTACTGTGGCTG AAAGCAGAGAGCCAACTCCTAGTGAAACACCAGTTAGG GTTACAAATCATTCTTTAAGGCAAGATGATATAGATCCAGATAACATGACTTATGAG
- the LOC113730103 gene encoding uncharacterized protein isoform X2 produces the protein MLKIVLFFHFSFFNFHSHCLSLSLPLCPLGIRSRRLRIMSSYSWLYIIFHRLLPALDDRKKYSRIALEKIRGLPQVKLEPVMMSETFVIDNNEVSVHLNDRIPAEIAENFKEFFPEDGDLSLEEVLLQQESAFQYIQANGKNKDKTSNNGQTSNRSQPIVQEGECSSGATDQLQSATDEALARALQEYFYINEPNGTVAESREPTPSETPVRVTNHSLRQDDIDPDNMTYEELQSLGEAVGHESKGLSEVLIARLPTFKYKTGLFSKKRKKECVICCSEYKSGARLTTLPCAHQYHSECITRWLKLNKNCPVCQEEVRED, from the exons ATGCTCAagattgttttattttttcatttttcatttttcaacttTCACTCTcactgtctctctctctctctccctctctgcCCTCTTGGTATTAGAAGCAGAAGGTTGAGGATCATGTCCAGTTACTCATGGCTGTATATAATATTTCACCGTCTCCTTCCTGCATTAGACGATCGGAAGA AATATTCAAGGATAGCTCTTGAAAAAATTAGGGGGCTTCCACAGGTCAAGCTAGAGCCAGTGATGATGTCTGAAACCTTCGTGATAGATAACAATGAGGTGAGCGTTCATTTGAATGATAGGATCCCTGCTGAAATTGCTGAGAATTTTAAAGAATTCTTTCCTGAGGATGGCGATCTTAGTCTTGAAGAAGTCCTACTACAACAG GAAAGCGCTTTCCAGTATATTCAAGCAAATGGAAAAAACAAGGATAAGACCTCAAATAATGGTCAAACCAGTAATAGGAGTCAGCCAATTGTGCAAGAAGGTGAATGTTCCAGTGGTGCAACTGATCAATTGCAATCGGCTACGGATGAAGCTTTAGCTAGAGCCTTGCAGGAGTATTTCTACATAAATGAGCCTAATGGTACTGTGGCTG AAAGCAGAGAGCCAACTCCTAGTGAAACACCAGTTAGG GTTACAAATCATTCTTTAAGGCAAGATGATATAGATCCAGATAACATGACTTATGAG GAACTGCAATCTTTAGGGGAAGCCGTTGGTCACGAGAGCAAAGGGCTTTCAGAAGTTCTCATTGCTCGACTACCCACATTCAAATACAAAACGGGGCTGTTCTCCAAGAAACGGAAAAAAGA GTGTGTGATATGTTGCTCAGAGTATAAAAGTGGGGCTCGCTTGACCACTTTGCCTTGTGCACACCAGTATCATTCAGAGTGCATAACACGCTGGTTGAAACTGAATAAA
- the LOC113730103 gene encoding uncharacterized protein isoform X3 produces the protein MLKIVLFFHFSFFNFHSHCLSLSLPLCPLGIRSRRLRIMSSYSWLYIIFHRLLPALDDRKKYSRIALEKIRGLPQVKLEPVMMSETFVIDNNEVSVHLNDRIPAEIAENFKEFFPEDGDLSLEEVLLQQESAFQYIQANGKNKDKTSNNGQTSNRSQPIVQEGECSSGATDQLQSATDEALARALQEYFYINEPNGTVAESREPTPSETPVRVTNHSLRQDDIDPDNMTYEGKPLVTRAKGFQKFSLLDYPHSNTKRGCSPRNGKKKLPRLPRGGPRRLIGPRPLKEEK, from the exons ATGCTCAagattgttttattttttcatttttcatttttcaacttTCACTCTcactgtctctctctctctctccctctctgcCCTCTTGGTATTAGAAGCAGAAGGTTGAGGATCATGTCCAGTTACTCATGGCTGTATATAATATTTCACCGTCTCCTTCCTGCATTAGACGATCGGAAGA AATATTCAAGGATAGCTCTTGAAAAAATTAGGGGGCTTCCACAGGTCAAGCTAGAGCCAGTGATGATGTCTGAAACCTTCGTGATAGATAACAATGAGGTGAGCGTTCATTTGAATGATAGGATCCCTGCTGAAATTGCTGAGAATTTTAAAGAATTCTTTCCTGAGGATGGCGATCTTAGTCTTGAAGAAGTCCTACTACAACAG GAAAGCGCTTTCCAGTATATTCAAGCAAATGGAAAAAACAAGGATAAGACCTCAAATAATGGTCAAACCAGTAATAGGAGTCAGCCAATTGTGCAAGAAGGTGAATGTTCCAGTGGTGCAACTGATCAATTGCAATCGGCTACGGATGAAGCTTTAGCTAGAGCCTTGCAGGAGTATTTCTACATAAATGAGCCTAATGGTACTGTGGCTG AAAGCAGAGAGCCAACTCCTAGTGAAACACCAGTTAGG GTTACAAATCATTCTTTAAGGCAAGATGATATAGATCCAGATAACATGACTTATGAG GGGAAGCCGTTGGTCACGAGAGCAAAGGGCTTTCAGAAGTTCTCATTGCTCGACTACCCACATTCAAATACAAAACGGGGCTGTTCTCCAAGAAACGGAAAAAAGA
- the LOC113730103 gene encoding E3 ubiquitin ligase BIG BROTHER-related-like isoform X6 → MMSETFVIDNNEVSVHLNDRIPAEIAENFKEFFPEDGDLSLEEVLLQQESAFQYIQANGKNKDKTSNNGQTSNRSQPIVQEGECSSGATDQLQSATDEALARALQEYFYINEPNGTVAESREPTPSETPVRVTNHSLRQDDIDPDNMTYEELQSLGEAVGHESKGLSEVLIARLPTFKYKTGLFSKKRKKECVICCSEYKSGARLTTLPCAHQYHSECITRWLKLNKNCPVCQEEVRED, encoded by the exons ATGATGTCTGAAACCTTCGTGATAGATAACAATGAGGTGAGCGTTCATTTGAATGATAGGATCCCTGCTGAAATTGCTGAGAATTTTAAAGAATTCTTTCCTGAGGATGGCGATCTTAGTCTTGAAGAAGTCCTACTACAACAG GAAAGCGCTTTCCAGTATATTCAAGCAAATGGAAAAAACAAGGATAAGACCTCAAATAATGGTCAAACCAGTAATAGGAGTCAGCCAATTGTGCAAGAAGGTGAATGTTCCAGTGGTGCAACTGATCAATTGCAATCGGCTACGGATGAAGCTTTAGCTAGAGCCTTGCAGGAGTATTTCTACATAAATGAGCCTAATGGTACTGTGGCTG AAAGCAGAGAGCCAACTCCTAGTGAAACACCAGTTAGG GTTACAAATCATTCTTTAAGGCAAGATGATATAGATCCAGATAACATGACTTATGAG GAACTGCAATCTTTAGGGGAAGCCGTTGGTCACGAGAGCAAAGGGCTTTCAGAAGTTCTCATTGCTCGACTACCCACATTCAAATACAAAACGGGGCTGTTCTCCAAGAAACGGAAAAAAGA GTGTGTGATATGTTGCTCAGAGTATAAAAGTGGGGCTCGCTTGACCACTTTGCCTTGTGCACACCAGTATCATTCAGAGTGCATAACACGCTGGTTGAAACTGAATAAA
- the LOC113730103 gene encoding uncharacterized protein isoform X7 — MMSETFVIDNNEVSVHLNDRIPAEIAENFKEFFPEDGDLSLEEVLLQQESAFQYIQANGKNKDKTSNNGQTSNRSQPIVQEGECSSGATDQLQSATDEALARALQEYFYINEPNGTVAESREPTPSETPVRVTNHSLRQDDIDPDNMTYENCPVCQEEVRED, encoded by the exons ATGATGTCTGAAACCTTCGTGATAGATAACAATGAGGTGAGCGTTCATTTGAATGATAGGATCCCTGCTGAAATTGCTGAGAATTTTAAAGAATTCTTTCCTGAGGATGGCGATCTTAGTCTTGAAGAAGTCCTACTACAACAG GAAAGCGCTTTCCAGTATATTCAAGCAAATGGAAAAAACAAGGATAAGACCTCAAATAATGGTCAAACCAGTAATAGGAGTCAGCCAATTGTGCAAGAAGGTGAATGTTCCAGTGGTGCAACTGATCAATTGCAATCGGCTACGGATGAAGCTTTAGCTAGAGCCTTGCAGGAGTATTTCTACATAAATGAGCCTAATGGTACTGTGGCTG AAAGCAGAGAGCCAACTCCTAGTGAAACACCAGTTAGG GTTACAAATCATTCTTTAAGGCAAGATGATATAGATCCAGATAACATGACTTATGAG